One window of the bacterium genome contains the following:
- a CDS encoding galactokinase, translating to MAEKTILAKFQSHFGGTPAVFAAPGRVNLIGEHTDYNDGYVFPMAINFYTQVAVAPRDDRNLQIWSENMQETILFSLDSNQSRRNHWSDYVAGVADELEKLGVVLPGADLYIDSQVPVGAGLSSSAAIEMATALALAHLANASLEKKEFALLGQRAENRFVGMNCGIMDQFISMHAESGHALMLDCRSLDFSQVPLKSDTVRIVVCNSLVKHELASSEYNKRRAECEEGVHLLQARLPGITHLRDVSLSQFNFLQSGLPDTVAKRCRHVISENQRVLQAQDCLAADDLQSFARLMNKSHNSLRDDYEVSCGELDLLVDLARAHPACLGSRMTGGGFGGCTVNLVRVAEVDAFIERIRSRYSFRTGLSPQVYICMPSRGAHRVATSP from the coding sequence GTGGCGGAAAAAACGATCCTGGCAAAATTTCAATCGCATTTTGGCGGAACGCCTGCGGTGTTTGCCGCTCCGGGACGCGTCAATCTGATCGGTGAGCATACGGATTACAATGATGGGTATGTTTTTCCCATGGCCATCAATTTTTACACTCAGGTGGCCGTCGCCCCACGCGATGATCGGAATTTGCAGATATGGTCCGAGAACATGCAGGAGACCATCCTCTTCTCTCTGGACAGCAATCAATCGCGGCGCAATCACTGGAGCGATTATGTGGCCGGCGTTGCCGATGAGCTGGAAAAGCTGGGGGTGGTTTTGCCCGGCGCGGATCTCTACATCGACAGCCAGGTTCCAGTCGGCGCAGGCCTAAGTTCTTCGGCTGCGATCGAAATGGCGACCGCCCTAGCGCTGGCGCATCTGGCAAACGCCTCGCTGGAAAAAAAAGAGTTTGCCTTGTTGGGACAGCGCGCGGAAAACCGCTTCGTCGGTATGAACTGCGGCATTATGGACCAGTTTATTTCCATGCACGCTGAAAGCGGCCATGCGCTGATGCTCGATTGTCGCTCCTTGGATTTCTCTCAGGTTCCGCTGAAATCGGACACGGTGCGCATTGTGGTATGCAATTCCTTGGTCAAGCACGAGTTGGCCTCATCGGAGTATAACAAACGGCGGGCGGAATGCGAGGAGGGAGTGCACCTGCTCCAGGCGCGGCTGCCCGGTATCACCCATCTGCGCGATGTCTCCCTGTCCCAGTTCAACTTTTTGCAATCAGGATTGCCGGACACTGTGGCAAAGAGATGCCGGCATGTGATCAGTGAGAACCAGCGCGTTCTGCAGGCACAGGACTGCCTCGCTGCCGATGATCTGCAGAGTTTCGCCAGGCTGATGAACAAGTCCCATAACAGCTTGAGAGACGACTATGAGGTCAGTTGCGGGGAATTGGACCTGCTGGTGGACCTTGCGCGAGCCCATCCTGCTTGCCTAGGCAGCCGCATGACCGGCGGCGGGTTCGGCGGCTGCACGGTCAATCTGGTCCGTGTGGCTGAGGTGGACGCGTTCATTGAACGAATCCGATCCAGGTACTCTTTCCGCACTGGATTATCTCCGCAGGTATATATCTGCATGCCATCGCGGGGCGCACATCGTGTCGCAACGTCCCCATGA
- a CDS encoding Na+/galactose cotransporter gives LAVKFNWISASVLTLSREASDMSANFWRAWWAWLICLVVTVAVSLITKPKPREELMGLVKGLTTIEKEKNLPFYKKPEVMALLAILLFVLLNVYFW, from the coding sequence TCCTGGCGGTCAAGTTCAACTGGATCTCCGCCAGCGTGCTGACTCTGTCCAGAGAAGCCAGCGACATGTCCGCCAATTTCTGGCGTGCCTGGTGGGCGTGGCTGATCTGCCTGGTGGTGACGGTGGCGGTGAGCCTGATTACCAAGCCCAAACCGCGTGAGGAGTTGATGGGACTGGTGAAAGGGTTGACCACCATTGAAAAAGAAAAAAATCTGCCGTTCTATAAAAAGCCGGAGGTCATGGCCCTGTTAGCCATTCTGCTGTTTGTCCTATTGAACGTTTATTTCTGGTAG